The following coding sequences are from one Paenarthrobacter ureafaciens window:
- a CDS encoding AAA domain-containing protein, whose product MIDPRQEVVLIRNKERGGFDDKTAQVLAYHEAGNVINVTLGSRNGGRSYRYAATNVVVLGNPEVIVIHRADVVQIRGGTIQGVTEVLRFPGGRESWFRVFYSSESGDGYTTCPETQLRVTRKPEEVQAAEAVLDYWRDLAANLAPNDFLRREYSNFKDIPADSALRLLLEGRPPMSVDPAAPVLEPFSSNISQRDALVMALGNRISVIDGPPGTGKTQTIVNLIANLVSVQGKTVGVASLNNAAVENVRDKLIDHGLGHIVADLGRQDKRDEFFLRQGERNSDLDAWLRGPIPEEIPNEDLESSTRQLRTLQETSRQLALWQQELDAFQLERDHFLLSVDRADLPELEGLSRLQTSGQVLRFLAETVSAPPAPGRLGKFIRRLRLRLRYGRLSQLDLGDSNTVLSLHQAFYDLKVAELEKQVEKASGLLASSEYAHVQTEYCSSSKRRLEGLLRRRYMAMPRRIYAKETYNKQFADFTADYPVLLSTCHSLRRNVPRGQLLDYLIIDEASQVDLLAAGLALSCARNVVIVGDLKQLQHIATPIRAAKTPPVPHFDYKRHSILSAVIAAYGPSLPRTMLREHYRCDPAIIDFCNKKFYDGQLIPVPPAGPRHHPALVVVRTTAGNHMRAHSSGGRTNQREAEVIAKEVLRDFCQDVRRENIGVISPYRRQVDKITDALLERIQTDDALINDVQADTVHKFQGREKEVVIMSTVVDETAEGHRGIQFVDDPNLVNVAVSRATKRFVLVTNYDMVPQSRNLRDLVLFIRYSNPGEGVVESTVVSVFDLLYREYSAVLQPLADRLKKDSAFASENIIHTVLSEILTEAPFTDLALAPQVLLKSLLRATTALTPEHISYINNGATFDFVIYNRITRQAVLAVEVDGFEFHENNAVQRVRDAQKNAICAAHGLPLIRLATTGSREEARIRQALSHALDN is encoded by the coding sequence ATGATCGATCCACGTCAGGAAGTAGTCCTCATCCGCAACAAGGAGCGGGGCGGGTTTGACGACAAGACAGCCCAGGTGCTGGCGTACCACGAAGCCGGAAACGTCATCAACGTGACCTTGGGTTCACGGAATGGCGGCAGGAGTTACCGCTATGCGGCGACGAACGTCGTCGTCCTTGGCAATCCGGAGGTCATCGTTATCCATCGCGCGGACGTGGTACAGATTCGGGGCGGCACCATTCAGGGCGTCACGGAGGTCCTCCGCTTTCCGGGCGGGCGCGAGTCCTGGTTTCGGGTCTTCTACAGCAGCGAGTCAGGCGACGGGTACACGACATGCCCTGAGACCCAATTGAGGGTGACCAGAAAGCCGGAAGAGGTCCAGGCAGCAGAAGCAGTACTGGACTATTGGCGGGACCTCGCCGCCAACCTGGCGCCGAACGATTTCCTTCGTCGTGAGTATTCGAACTTCAAGGACATCCCTGCTGACAGCGCCTTGCGGCTCTTACTTGAGGGCAGGCCCCCAATGTCCGTAGATCCCGCCGCCCCAGTACTGGAGCCGTTCTCATCCAATATCAGCCAGCGCGACGCCTTGGTCATGGCGCTCGGAAACCGGATCTCCGTTATTGACGGCCCTCCGGGGACAGGCAAGACACAGACGATTGTGAACCTGATAGCCAACCTGGTCAGCGTTCAAGGGAAGACCGTCGGAGTTGCCTCCTTGAACAACGCAGCGGTGGAGAACGTCCGCGACAAACTCATTGATCATGGTCTGGGACATATCGTGGCCGACCTCGGCCGCCAGGACAAAAGGGATGAGTTCTTCCTTCGCCAAGGTGAACGGAACTCCGACCTGGACGCCTGGCTCCGTGGTCCCATACCTGAAGAGATCCCGAATGAAGATCTGGAAAGTTCCACCCGGCAATTGCGGACGCTGCAGGAGACATCCCGGCAGCTGGCACTGTGGCAACAGGAGCTGGATGCTTTCCAGCTTGAACGGGATCACTTCCTGCTAAGCGTGGACCGGGCAGACTTGCCGGAGTTGGAGGGCCTTTCGCGTCTGCAAACCTCCGGCCAGGTACTGCGGTTCCTGGCTGAAACGGTCTCTGCACCGCCAGCCCCTGGCAGGCTGGGGAAGTTCATCCGCCGGCTCCGGCTTCGACTTCGATATGGACGTCTTAGCCAACTGGACCTGGGCGACAGCAACACAGTCCTTAGCCTCCACCAGGCCTTCTACGATCTCAAAGTCGCCGAGCTTGAGAAACAGGTGGAGAAGGCTTCCGGGCTGTTAGCTTCTTCGGAGTATGCCCACGTTCAGACGGAATATTGCAGCTCTTCCAAGCGGCGCTTGGAGGGACTGCTCCGCCGGCGGTACATGGCCATGCCACGGCGGATCTACGCCAAGGAAACCTATAACAAGCAGTTCGCAGACTTTACTGCCGACTACCCGGTACTTCTCAGCACATGCCACTCCCTCCGCCGGAACGTCCCAAGAGGGCAGTTGCTGGACTATCTGATTATCGATGAAGCCTCGCAGGTGGATCTGCTCGCTGCCGGGCTGGCATTGTCATGTGCCAGGAACGTAGTGATCGTTGGCGATCTGAAGCAACTTCAGCACATAGCCACCCCAATCAGGGCCGCCAAAACCCCTCCGGTCCCCCACTTCGATTACAAACGGCACAGCATCCTCTCCGCCGTCATCGCGGCGTACGGGCCATCACTCCCCCGCACCATGCTCCGGGAACACTATCGCTGCGACCCCGCCATCATCGACTTCTGCAACAAGAAGTTTTACGACGGTCAATTGATACCGGTCCCTCCAGCGGGTCCACGACACCACCCAGCCCTGGTAGTCGTCCGGACCACGGCCGGCAACCACATGCGGGCCCATAGCTCCGGAGGCCGCACGAATCAACGCGAAGCGGAGGTCATCGCGAAGGAGGTACTCCGCGACTTCTGCCAGGACGTGCGCCGGGAGAACATCGGCGTCATTAGTCCCTACCGCCGGCAGGTGGACAAGATAACGGACGCCCTCCTCGAGCGCATCCAGACGGACGATGCCTTGATCAATGACGTCCAGGCGGACACGGTCCACAAGTTCCAAGGCCGGGAGAAGGAAGTGGTCATCATGAGCACAGTCGTCGATGAAACCGCAGAGGGTCACCGCGGAATACAGTTCGTCGATGATCCCAACCTCGTCAACGTGGCTGTCTCGCGGGCCACGAAGCGGTTCGTGTTGGTCACCAATTACGACATGGTGCCCCAAAGCCGCAACCTCCGGGACCTCGTCCTGTTCATCCGCTACAGCAATCCGGGTGAAGGAGTGGTCGAGAGCACGGTCGTGTCGGTATTCGATTTGCTCTACAGGGAGTACTCGGCGGTGCTGCAACCCCTCGCGGACAGGCTCAAGAAGGATTCAGCGTTTGCTTCGGAGAACATCATTCACACGGTGTTGAGCGAAATACTCACAGAAGCCCCGTTCACCGACCTTGCGTTGGCGCCCCAGGTCCTCTTGAAGAGTTTGCTGCGGGCTACCACGGCGCTCACACCGGAGCACATCAGCTACATCAACAACGGAGCTACTTTCGACTTCGTGATTTACAACCGCATCACGCGGCAGGCAGTCCTGGCAGTAGAGGTCGATGGCTTCGAATTCCACGAGAACAATGCCGTCCAGCGGGTGCGTGACGCCCAAAAGAATGCCATCTGTGCGGCGCACGGGCTTCCTCTCATCCGCCTGGCTACTACGGGCAGCCGTGAGGAGGCACGGATCCGGCAGGCGTTGTCGCACGCCTTGGACAACTAA
- a CDS encoding glycine zipper domain-containing protein: MAKKPHRNGRGLFLGALLGAVVGALLGRLAGSALFGAILGAVIGSALLYRVNPGPWNRE, from the coding sequence ATGGCGAAAAAACCGCACCGCAACGGCCGTGGCCTGTTCCTCGGAGCCTTGCTTGGCGCCGTCGTCGGAGCCTTGCTGGGCCGCCTCGCCGGCAGCGCGTTGTTCGGCGCCATCCTGGGCGCCGTCATTGGCTCGGCCCTGCTGTACCGCGTGAATCCCGGTCCCTGGAACAGGGAGTAG
- a CDS encoding glycosyltransferase: MTIPDTNKPLTILIAADTYPPHVNGAAQFGYRLAKGMTARGHNVHVLACRQDKGKSFTEFRDEATVHRLRSHSVPTHEYFRICFPWEIKKEISLLFDKVQPDVVHIQSHYMIGEHVLYEAVKRGVRIVATNHFMPENLNPFLPFPQWFKDIVGRISWKDMGKVMGKADVVTTPTPLAAKAMHQHAFLRKVLPLSNGIDSAAYELQPGETVERPAHPTVLFVGRLAEEKHVDVLIDAVSKTPRELNVHLEIVGGGEVRPALEAQVSKLGLQDRVKFLGLASDEELREAYIKADVFCMPGTAELQSLVTLEAMSASTPVLLANAMALPHLVRDGENGYLFTPNDSNELAAKITELVKLPEDQLRAMGKVSREMVEPHSINSTLQTFEDLYRGASYDDMVV; encoded by the coding sequence GTGACCATTCCCGACACCAATAAACCCCTTACCATCCTGATTGCGGCGGACACATACCCCCCGCACGTCAACGGAGCAGCCCAGTTCGGGTACCGCCTGGCCAAGGGAATGACGGCGCGTGGACACAATGTGCACGTCCTGGCGTGCCGGCAGGACAAGGGCAAGAGCTTCACGGAGTTCCGGGATGAAGCCACGGTGCACCGGCTTCGTTCGCACAGCGTTCCCACGCACGAATACTTCCGCATCTGCTTCCCGTGGGAGATCAAGAAGGAAATCAGCCTTCTTTTCGACAAGGTCCAGCCTGACGTCGTCCACATCCAGAGCCACTACATGATCGGCGAGCATGTCCTCTATGAGGCTGTAAAGCGCGGTGTGCGGATCGTGGCCACCAACCACTTCATGCCTGAAAACCTGAACCCGTTCCTGCCCTTCCCACAGTGGTTCAAGGACATCGTCGGACGGATCTCGTGGAAGGACATGGGCAAGGTGATGGGCAAGGCGGACGTCGTCACCACGCCAACGCCCCTCGCGGCAAAGGCGATGCACCAGCACGCCTTCCTTCGCAAGGTCCTGCCGTTGTCCAACGGCATCGACTCGGCCGCCTATGAGCTGCAGCCCGGAGAGACCGTTGAGCGGCCTGCGCATCCCACCGTGCTCTTCGTCGGTCGCCTCGCCGAAGAAAAGCATGTGGACGTGCTCATTGACGCCGTCTCCAAGACCCCGCGCGAATTGAACGTGCACCTTGAGATCGTGGGAGGTGGCGAAGTCCGCCCGGCACTGGAAGCGCAAGTGTCAAAGCTCGGATTGCAGGATCGCGTGAAGTTCCTGGGCCTGGCCAGTGATGAAGAATTGCGGGAGGCCTACATCAAGGCCGATGTCTTCTGCATGCCTGGAACCGCGGAGCTCCAGTCCTTAGTAACGCTCGAAGCCATGTCTGCGTCCACGCCTGTGTTGCTGGCGAACGCCATGGCGCTGCCGCACTTGGTCCGCGACGGGGAGAACGGCTACCTGTTCACCCCGAATGACAGCAACGAACTGGCCGCGAAGATCACCGAGCTGGTGAAGCTTCCCGAGGACCAGTTGCGTGCCATGGGCAAGGTCAGCCGCGAGATGGTGGAACCGCACAGCATCAACAGCACCCTGCAGACTTTCGAGGACCTGTACCGGGGCGCGAGCTATGACGACATGGTGGTGTGA
- a CDS encoding DMT family transporter — protein MVWLAVVLAVLGAFFLAIGAQRQGSAVKADTGGLALSSNGFLRLLRNPRWMFGLLLLALGMAANAVALVSAPLTVVQPIGAIALVITTVVNAKDQGLSINRATVVAITACVTGSALFVLLAVTVTQENHHVSAEDELTIVLLLALAVGLFGTLAVLFKHRMSAFIYIIGAGVLFGFVAVLTRIIGKHLLDPNGLFLLNVQWYTLIAIAAAGGLGSWFVQSAYSSGPPDLVIAGLTVIDPMVGIAIGIIILGELRPDVHTVMAIAMAAAAVLAIVGVIALSRHHPEVTKRKKEAKGPHRKA, from the coding sequence ATGGTCTGGCTTGCGGTCGTCCTGGCAGTGCTTGGCGCATTTTTCCTCGCCATCGGTGCCCAGCGGCAGGGCAGTGCGGTCAAAGCCGATACCGGCGGCCTCGCCCTCAGCTCCAACGGGTTCCTGCGCCTGCTCCGTAACCCGCGGTGGATGTTCGGCCTCCTGCTGCTGGCGCTGGGCATGGCAGCGAACGCGGTGGCCCTCGTCTCGGCGCCTTTGACCGTGGTGCAGCCCATCGGCGCGATTGCGCTGGTGATCACCACTGTGGTGAACGCAAAGGACCAAGGCCTCAGCATCAACCGCGCCACGGTAGTGGCCATCACTGCGTGCGTCACGGGATCGGCATTGTTCGTGCTGCTGGCGGTGACGGTAACGCAGGAAAACCACCACGTGAGCGCCGAGGACGAGCTGACCATCGTCTTGCTGCTGGCCCTGGCCGTCGGTTTGTTCGGGACACTGGCCGTGCTTTTCAAGCACAGGATGAGCGCCTTCATCTACATTATTGGGGCAGGTGTCCTGTTCGGTTTTGTCGCCGTTCTGACGCGGATCATCGGCAAGCACCTGCTGGATCCCAACGGGCTGTTCCTGCTCAACGTCCAGTGGTACACGCTGATCGCCATCGCCGCCGCGGGCGGACTCGGTTCCTGGTTTGTGCAGAGCGCCTACTCGAGCGGACCGCCGGACCTGGTCATTGCAGGATTGACCGTCATCGACCCCATGGTGGGCATTGCCATCGGCATCATCATCCTGGGTGAGCTTCGTCCCGATGTCCACACCGTCATGGCAATCGCCATGGCTGCGGCGGCCGTCCTTGCTATCGTGGGGGTAATCGCCCTGAGCCGCCATCACCCGGAAGTTACCAAGCGCAAGAAAGAAGCCAAGGGACCTCACCGGAAGGCCTAG
- a CDS encoding CDP-alcohol phosphatidyltransferase family protein — protein sequence MRLIGAGSRPDRPQVDHDLIVTVPNILTVLRFMGVPLFVWLVLSQREYGFAVLVLVVMGSTDWVDGYIARRFDQTSKLGRILDPMADRAALIAVAVTLAVAGVVQWWYLAALVVPDIILATASLIYFRSHPDLPVSVVGKIRTALLLLGTPLLVLSKLQIPFTDVYFVAAWTFLGLGLVGHWIAAYNYFWAILRKGKDLQSEDDGGHG from the coding sequence ATGAGGCTGATCGGTGCAGGGTCACGCCCCGACCGTCCCCAAGTGGACCACGACCTCATCGTCACCGTCCCGAACATCCTGACGGTCCTGCGCTTCATGGGTGTCCCGCTCTTCGTCTGGCTTGTCCTGTCCCAGCGGGAGTACGGCTTTGCCGTGCTGGTCCTGGTGGTCATGGGCAGCACCGACTGGGTGGACGGCTACATCGCCCGGCGTTTCGACCAGACCTCCAAGCTTGGCCGGATACTGGATCCGATGGCGGACCGGGCAGCCCTCATAGCGGTGGCCGTCACCCTGGCGGTTGCCGGCGTCGTGCAGTGGTGGTACCTGGCCGCGCTGGTGGTTCCGGACATCATCCTGGCCACTGCCTCCCTGATCTACTTCCGCAGCCACCCGGACCTCCCCGTGAGCGTCGTCGGTAAGATCCGTACGGCGTTGTTGCTGCTGGGCACTCCGTTGTTGGTGCTTTCCAAACTCCAGATTCCCTTCACTGACGTGTACTTCGTGGCGGCGTGGACGTTCCTTGGCCTTGGCCTGGTGGGGCACTGGATCGCCGCCTACAACTATTTCTGGGCCATCCTGCGGAAAGGCAAGGACCTGCAAAGCGAAGACGACGGCGGGCACGGCTGA
- a CDS encoding phage holin family protein, which yields MSGRHTSRTGKGPAIRSLPKTLKLVARLAPRQLNDELALARVELKRKAAQVGVAGAFFGVALVFLMLLVIALVVAAILGLATIMPGWLAALIVAAVFLLIVALGALIGTAKFRAAMPLVPEDTIRGIKHDLGIAKEGSAFDESILDPNSPAAKAAKAQKEAEAQKAKAEKAAKEAAKDADAAKAPTEAELRRRLDKRREHLTGVRDELGEELDVKKQGQALLETANQKLQEGREFAAAKFAAAGESVPEDFTGRLAARWKDLVAFAAAAAVFVVALRKLLKK from the coding sequence ATGAGCGGACGTCACACCAGTCGGACCGGCAAAGGCCCAGCCATCCGTAGTTTGCCGAAGACCCTCAAGCTCGTTGCCCGTTTGGCACCCAGGCAACTGAATGACGAACTGGCGCTGGCCAGGGTCGAACTGAAACGCAAAGCCGCACAGGTAGGTGTGGCGGGTGCGTTCTTCGGCGTTGCCCTCGTCTTCCTGATGCTCCTGGTCATTGCACTGGTGGTGGCAGCCATCCTCGGCCTTGCCACCATTATGCCCGGATGGCTCGCAGCCCTGATCGTTGCTGCGGTGTTCCTGCTGATTGTTGCCCTGGGTGCCTTGATAGGCACCGCCAAGTTCAGGGCAGCCATGCCGCTGGTTCCGGAGGATACTATCCGCGGGATCAAGCATGACCTGGGCATTGCCAAGGAAGGCTCGGCCTTCGATGAGTCCATCCTTGATCCCAATTCCCCCGCAGCCAAGGCGGCCAAGGCCCAAAAGGAAGCTGAAGCGCAAAAAGCGAAGGCTGAGAAAGCGGCCAAGGAGGCCGCCAAGGACGCCGATGCCGCCAAGGCACCCACCGAAGCTGAACTGCGGCGCCGGCTGGACAAGCGCCGCGAGCACCTTACCGGTGTCCGCGACGAACTTGGCGAGGAGCTTGACGTCAAGAAGCAGGGGCAGGCATTGCTGGAGACTGCCAACCAGAAACTGCAGGAAGGCCGTGAATTTGCGGCCGCCAAGTTCGCCGCTGCCGGCGAATCGGTTCCCGAGGACTTCACCGGGCGCCTTGCCGCCCGCTGGAAGGACCTCGTGGCGTTTGCTGCCGCTGCCGCCGTCTTCGTGGTTGCGCTACGGAAGCTGCTCAAGAAGTAA
- a CDS encoding multidrug effflux MFS transporter, with product MIVTHHLTPGDSLSRREKLVYILLLGALTALGPFTVDLYLPAFPALEESFDVSAAAIQLTLTGTTVGFGLGQLVVGPFSDKFGRRLPLILATALHIGSSLGAALSTDIGVLSLFRVLMGIGAAGGGVVAMAMVRDLFHGYAMVRMFSRMSLVNGLAPILAPIIGSQLLLVLPWPGIFYFLACYGTLVILAAIFFIKETLPAEQRGKSDVTVRQRYKKVLTDRIFVGMLMVGSLNFGGLFAYLSASTFLFQDIYDFSAQEYGLLFGVNSLGIVAGVQISSRLIKRVAPQWIVAGATLFMLVMAALIIVLDLMQVGLWGILVPLWFYICATGFMFPCVQVLSLANHGAQAGTAASMLGAAQFLMAGVVPPVVGWLGVSSAVPMGAVQVVCISGAICALWLVVRPRSVPSIH from the coding sequence ATAATCGTGACCCATCACCTCACTCCGGGCGATTCCCTGAGCCGACGCGAAAAGCTTGTCTATATCCTGCTCCTCGGTGCATTGACGGCTTTGGGCCCCTTCACGGTAGACCTCTACCTGCCGGCGTTTCCCGCGCTTGAGGAGAGCTTCGACGTCTCCGCGGCCGCTATCCAGCTGACACTGACCGGCACCACGGTCGGGTTCGGCCTGGGACAACTGGTGGTGGGGCCCTTCAGCGACAAATTCGGTCGCAGGTTGCCGCTGATTCTTGCGACGGCGCTTCACATCGGTTCCTCTCTGGGCGCCGCCCTTTCCACGGACATCGGCGTCCTCTCCCTGTTCCGCGTGCTGATGGGCATCGGCGCGGCCGGCGGCGGCGTGGTGGCAATGGCGATGGTCCGTGACCTCTTCCACGGCTACGCCATGGTCCGGATGTTCTCGCGCATGTCGCTCGTGAACGGTTTGGCTCCCATCCTTGCCCCGATCATCGGGTCCCAATTGCTGCTGGTGCTCCCGTGGCCCGGCATCTTCTACTTCCTTGCCTGCTACGGCACGCTGGTGATCCTGGCGGCCATCTTCTTCATCAAGGAAACCCTTCCGGCCGAGCAGCGCGGAAAGTCCGACGTCACTGTCCGCCAGCGCTACAAGAAGGTGCTGACGGACCGTATCTTCGTGGGCATGCTGATGGTGGGAAGCCTGAACTTCGGCGGCCTGTTCGCATACTTGTCTGCCTCGACGTTCCTCTTCCAGGACATTTACGACTTCTCCGCCCAGGAGTACGGCCTGTTGTTCGGCGTCAATTCACTGGGCATCGTGGCAGGCGTGCAGATCAGTTCCCGGCTCATCAAGCGGGTGGCACCGCAGTGGATTGTTGCCGGAGCCACACTCTTCATGCTGGTGATGGCCGCGCTGATCATCGTCCTGGACCTGATGCAGGTGGGACTGTGGGGCATCCTGGTCCCGCTGTGGTTCTACATCTGCGCCACCGGCTTCATGTTCCCATGCGTCCAGGTCTTGTCCCTGGCCAATCACGGGGCCCAAGCCGGCACAGCGGCCTCCATGCTGGGCGCAGCCCAGTTCCTTATGGCAGGTGTGGTTCCCCCGGTGGTCGGTTGGCTCGGCGTCAGTTCGGCAGTGCCCATGGGCGCTGTCCAGGTCGTGTGCATCTCCGGAGCCATTTGTGCGCTGTGGCTGGTGGTCCGTCCCCGTTCGGTCCCGTCCATCCACTGA
- a CDS encoding DUF2156 domain-containing protein → MSTAVEQKGNWRRLAAMRKLPLTLGLIAVLWIVGATTGSLLAGPPEPLLEQVGIGLAVEPGPWWAVFTSGFFASSLLDYLACTVMILIGVGIAERTMGPWLALAAFVAGSALSALVLVALVEYGTDNSDQWLSFLGGEYVVGAYGGAAAALGCSTAALESLWRRRLRTWLVAATLMFALFVGVAQTLQALSGAVIGILAGWAAQSWILRRQAGKLHSSSLRETRFLVGTVVGVFAVGPLLTQLTGTLDVGPLSVVSQVMLQASPTADEVREACDDDQSCVTLQGVVGVQSFGATILSLIPVLLLLVCAEGLRRGRRLAYRLTLTIQLYLVAVTTFAVLQYVTDPDVTLGNDDVGYLLLYAIPAIVAPLIIVFLLLANRHKFRVESSDASYRVLGRTTLIMAGAAVALYALFWFLGGNPGRSTGWDLAGQLTHILVPFPVPFVTELPQGLLSTVLYGLGGDVIWLCILFLVLGNYQKFRAVATDPAADLGHARELIHDGGGSLSWMALWENNQYWFTPDRKAGVAYQVHNGVALTVAGPFGAAEHHADAATGFLAHCSALGLTPCFYSATDELDGPLLPRGFRKLEVAEETLLNIQTMTFKGKEWQNVRTALNRADKLSITDQWHHYRMMPPGIRAQLAEISEEWVADKALPEMGFTLGGLDELKDPEVLCCVAVDDDGLVHGVTSWLPVFTDGAVTGWTLDFMRRRTTGFKGVMEFLIASAVNHFKEDVPQISLSGSPLANTDSRNTTGSGDGTDPGEGDHSALDRVLALLGNALEPMYGFKSLAAFKSRFQPEHRTLYMYYQDPLSLPSIGLAVGSAYLPGLSPARSAGLLRHMVAREPAQ, encoded by the coding sequence ATGAGTACGGCTGTGGAACAAAAGGGCAACTGGCGACGCTTGGCTGCCATGCGCAAGTTGCCGTTGACGCTGGGACTCATCGCAGTCCTCTGGATTGTGGGTGCAACCACCGGTAGCTTGCTCGCCGGCCCTCCTGAACCGCTTCTTGAACAGGTGGGAATCGGCTTGGCCGTGGAGCCCGGGCCTTGGTGGGCGGTCTTTACGTCAGGGTTCTTTGCCTCCTCCCTCCTGGACTATCTCGCCTGCACCGTGATGATCCTCATCGGGGTGGGCATCGCCGAGCGGACCATGGGCCCTTGGCTTGCCTTGGCCGCCTTTGTGGCGGGTTCAGCCCTGAGCGCGTTGGTGCTGGTGGCACTGGTGGAATACGGCACGGACAACAGCGATCAATGGCTCAGCTTCCTGGGCGGCGAGTATGTGGTGGGTGCTTACGGCGGTGCCGCTGCCGCCCTGGGATGCTCGACGGCGGCGCTTGAGTCCCTGTGGCGCCGGCGGCTGCGGACGTGGCTGGTGGCGGCGACGCTCATGTTTGCGCTCTTCGTGGGCGTGGCCCAGACCTTGCAGGCCCTCAGCGGAGCAGTCATCGGCATCCTGGCGGGTTGGGCCGCCCAATCGTGGATACTCCGGCGCCAGGCAGGGAAGCTGCACTCGTCGAGCCTTCGGGAGACCCGTTTCCTGGTGGGCACCGTGGTGGGCGTGTTCGCTGTGGGACCGCTGCTGACGCAGCTCACCGGCACTCTGGACGTCGGTCCCCTGTCGGTGGTGTCGCAGGTGATGCTGCAGGCCAGTCCGACGGCGGACGAGGTCCGCGAGGCCTGCGACGACGACCAAAGCTGCGTCACCCTGCAAGGCGTGGTGGGTGTCCAAAGCTTTGGTGCCACCATCCTGAGCTTGATACCGGTCTTGCTGCTGCTGGTGTGCGCCGAGGGCCTGCGCCGGGGACGCCGCCTTGCCTACCGGCTGACCCTCACCATCCAGTTGTACCTGGTGGCTGTCACTACCTTCGCCGTGCTCCAGTACGTCACCGACCCCGACGTGACGCTCGGCAACGACGACGTCGGCTACTTGCTGCTGTACGCCATCCCCGCCATTGTGGCCCCTTTGATCATCGTTTTCCTCCTCCTGGCCAACCGGCATAAGTTCAGGGTCGAATCCAGTGACGCCAGCTATCGCGTCCTCGGCCGGACCACGTTGATCATGGCTGGTGCGGCAGTAGCCCTCTATGCGCTTTTTTGGTTCCTTGGGGGAAATCCGGGACGCTCCACGGGGTGGGACCTTGCAGGGCAGCTGACGCACATCCTCGTACCGTTCCCGGTCCCGTTCGTCACCGAACTTCCCCAAGGTCTTCTCAGCACCGTCCTCTACGGCCTGGGCGGGGACGTCATCTGGCTGTGCATCCTGTTCCTGGTGCTGGGCAACTACCAAAAGTTCCGGGCCGTCGCGACCGACCCTGCAGCCGACCTTGGCCACGCCCGCGAGCTGATCCACGACGGCGGCGGGTCGTTGTCCTGGATGGCGCTGTGGGAGAACAACCAATACTGGTTCACGCCGGATCGCAAAGCAGGCGTCGCCTACCAGGTCCACAACGGCGTTGCCCTCACGGTGGCCGGGCCGTTCGGTGCCGCGGAACACCATGCGGACGCCGCCACGGGATTCCTGGCCCACTGCTCGGCCCTGGGCCTCACTCCCTGTTTCTATTCCGCAACGGACGAGCTGGATGGCCCGCTCCTCCCCCGCGGCTTCCGCAAGCTCGAGGTCGCCGAAGAGACCCTCCTGAACATCCAGACGATGACGTTCAAGGGCAAGGAATGGCAGAACGTCCGCACGGCCCTCAATCGCGCGGACAAACTTTCCATCACGGACCAGTGGCACCATTACCGGATGATGCCGCCGGGCATCCGGGCACAGTTGGCGGAGATCTCCGAGGAGTGGGTGGCGGACAAAGCCCTGCCGGAGATGGGTTTCACGCTGGGCGGCCTTGACGAACTCAAGGACCCCGAGGTCCTGTGTTGCGTGGCTGTGGACGATGACGGCCTGGTCCACGGTGTTACCAGTTGGCTGCCTGTTTTCACCGATGGGGCAGTGACCGGTTGGACACTGGACTTCATGCGGCGGCGCACAACCGGGTTCAAGGGAGTGATGGAATTCCTCATTGCTTCGGCGGTGAACCACTTCAAGGAGGACGTGCCGCAGATCTCGTTGTCCGGCTCCCCGCTCGCCAACACCGACAGCCGGAACACCACAGGCAGCGGCGACGGTACGGACCCGGGCGAAGGCGACCACAGCGCCTTGGACCGGGTGCTTGCCCTCCTGGGGAACGCCTTGGAACCCATGTATGGCTTCAAGTCGCTCGCGGCCTTCAAATCCCGTTTCCAGCCCGAACACCGGACCCTGTACATGTACTACCAGGATCCCCTGTCCCTTCCGTCAATCGGCCTGGCGGTGGGCTCGGCCTACCTGCCGGGATTGTCCCCTGCCCGGAGCGCCGGACTGCTGCGCCACATGGTGGCCCGGGAACCGGCGCAGTGA